A window of the Thalassospira indica genome harbors these coding sequences:
- a CDS encoding ion transporter, protein MNFLRRIVESNRFQNFITAVIAINAIILGLETSPTVMNAAGSVLHVLDQVAVAIFVIELVMKLALYRLAFFKRAWNVFDFTIVAITLMPAGQGVSVLRALRILRAFRLISTVPSMRKVVEALMRAIPGMISVLTLLSLVFYVSAVMATKLFGEGFPDWFGTIGESLYSLFQIMTLESWSMGIVRPVMESYPLAWLFFVPFILVTTFAVLNLFIAIVVDAMSTHVDVEETQTRDVIELDHQEIMTELRALRSEMSKLANARNDHPQDVPSDQNKTSTPS, encoded by the coding sequence ATGAATTTTCTTCGCCGGATTGTTGAATCCAATCGCTTTCAAAATTTCATCACCGCCGTCATTGCGATTAACGCCATCATCCTCGGGCTTGAAACTTCCCCGACCGTGATGAATGCGGCGGGGTCGGTGCTGCATGTGCTCGATCAGGTGGCGGTGGCGATTTTTGTCATCGAACTGGTGATGAAACTTGCGCTCTATCGGCTGGCCTTCTTCAAGCGCGCCTGGAATGTCTTTGATTTCACCATTGTTGCCATCACCCTGATGCCGGCGGGCCAGGGCGTCTCTGTCCTGCGTGCGCTGCGTATCCTGCGTGCCTTCCGCCTGATTTCGACTGTGCCCTCCATGCGCAAGGTGGTCGAAGCCCTGATGCGCGCCATTCCCGGCATGATTTCCGTCCTGACATTGCTGTCTCTGGTGTTTTATGTCTCGGCCGTGATGGCAACCAAGCTGTTTGGCGAAGGCTTCCCCGACTGGTTTGGCACGATTGGCGAATCACTTTATTCGCTGTTCCAGATCATGACGCTGGAAAGCTGGTCGATGGGCATTGTCCGGCCGGTGATGGAGTCTTACCCGCTGGCGTGGCTTTTCTTCGTGCCGTTCATTCTGGTGACGACATTTGCCGTCCTGAACCTGTTTATCGCGATTGTGGTTGATGCAATGTCGACACATGTCGATGTTGAAGAAACCCAGACACGTGATGTGATCGAACTCGATCACCAGGAAATCATGACCGAACTGCGCGCTCTGCGTAGTGAAATGAGCAAACTTGCCAACGCCCGGAACGACCATCCACAAGACGTCCCGTCCGATCAAAACAAGACATCAACACCCTCCTGA
- a CDS encoding MBL fold metallo-hydrolase: MKLTFAGTGSAFCMAADNFQSNMVLETTPSGNDQPQRLLIDCGSDARHSLRNIGHMPNDIHGVYVSHLHSDHIGGLEWMALANYFVFEGHRAELYAVDELLEPLWEHSLRGGLEISDHGNSKLSSYFDVVPLSTKNGFDWHGMHFDVIPVAHVVTPESTMYSYALFGHGQNKSFFLTTDAIFNPEDHMPFYKKADIIFQDCELGPRHSGVHAHYDQLVTLPAEIKAKMWLYHYQAYDKPDAVADGFCGFIEPEQSFDLG; the protein is encoded by the coding sequence ATGAAGCTAACGTTTGCGGGGACAGGATCGGCCTTTTGTATGGCCGCTGACAATTTTCAGAGCAACATGGTTCTGGAAACGACCCCGTCGGGCAATGACCAACCACAGCGCCTGCTGATTGACTGCGGTTCAGACGCGCGCCATTCGCTGCGCAACATTGGTCACATGCCAAACGACATTCATGGTGTCTATGTCAGCCATCTGCATTCGGACCATATCGGTGGGCTCGAATGGATGGCGCTTGCCAATTATTTCGTCTTCGAAGGCCACCGGGCGGAACTGTATGCGGTCGACGAACTGCTGGAACCGCTGTGGGAGCACTCATTGCGAGGCGGCCTTGAAATCAGCGACCACGGCAACAGCAAACTGTCGTCCTATTTCGATGTGGTCCCGCTTTCCACCAAGAACGGATTTGACTGGCATGGCATGCATTTCGATGTCATCCCGGTTGCGCATGTGGTGACACCGGAAAGCACGATGTATTCCTATGCCCTGTTCGGTCACGGCCAGAACAAGTCCTTCTTCCTGACAACAGATGCGATTTTCAATCCCGAAGATCATATGCCGTTCTACAAAAAGGCCGACATCATCTTTCAGGATTGTGAACTCGGCCCCCGTCATTCCGGGGTCCATGCCCATTACGACCAACTTGTGACCCTGCCTGCCGAGATCAAGGCGAAGATGTGGCTCTATCACTATCAGGCTTATGATAAACCCGACGCGGTGGCGGACGGTTTCTGTGGGTTCATTGAACCGGAACAAAGTTTTGATCTTGGTTGA
- a CDS encoding NAD(P)H-dependent oxidoreductase: MSNVLIVHAHPEPASLTSALKDVAVETLRADGHAVKVSDLYAMGWKPLADAHDFTERRDPDRLIYVAESKNAYASGFQTADIAAEQDKLLWADAVLFSFPLWWFGMPAILKGWFDRVFAYGFAYGVGEHSETHWGDRYGEGTLAGRRAMLIVPIGGHLPHYSDRGVNGSIDDVLWPIQHGALFYPGMDVMLPFPVYSADRMDEDGWAEVKTAFKGRLARLFIDDPIPYRAQNGGHYDGKQRLKPELGGGSDGINMHLVREGDPQEVLRGQVRQTRRLAS, translated from the coding sequence ATGTCGAATGTCTTGATTGTCCATGCCCATCCCGAACCCGCATCCCTGACCAGCGCATTAAAGGATGTTGCGGTTGAAACGCTGCGTGCTGATGGCCACGCCGTGAAGGTTTCTGATCTGTATGCCATGGGGTGGAAGCCGTTGGCTGATGCGCACGATTTCACCGAACGTCGCGATCCTGATCGGCTGATCTATGTGGCTGAGTCCAAAAATGCCTATGCGTCCGGCTTTCAGACGGCAGATATCGCCGCCGAACAGGACAAACTTCTGTGGGCGGACGCGGTTTTGTTCAGCTTTCCACTGTGGTGGTTTGGCATGCCCGCCATCCTGAAAGGCTGGTTTGATCGGGTGTTTGCCTATGGCTTTGCCTATGGTGTGGGCGAACATAGTGAGACGCACTGGGGCGATCGATATGGCGAAGGCACGCTTGCCGGACGCCGCGCGATGCTGATTGTGCCGATTGGCGGACATTTGCCGCATTACAGTGACCGTGGCGTGAATGGCAGCATCGATGATGTGTTGTGGCCGATCCAGCACGGTGCGCTTTTCTATCCCGGTATGGATGTCATGCTGCCATTTCCCGTTTATAGCGCCGATCGCATGGATGAGGACGGGTGGGCAGAAGTGAAGACCGCGTTCAAGGGGCGTCTTGCGCGTCTGTTTATCGATGATCCGATCCCGTATCGCGCTCAGAATGGGGGGCACTATGATGGTAAACAGCGCCTGAAGCCGGAACTCGGTGGTGGTTCAGATGGCATCAACATGCATCTGGTGCGTGAAGGCGATCCCCAAGAAGTCCTTCGCGGGCAGGTACGGCAAACAAGGCGGCTTGCGTCCTAG
- a CDS encoding LysR family transcriptional regulator: MTDISKLDLNLLVTLDTLLAERNVTHAARRLNLSQPAISTRLTRLRDLLGDPLLLPAQRGMIPTERALELQEPLHQALEAVRRVVAENSPFDPSTITATIAIAASDYVQYAILMPLLDVLRRDAPGIKVAWRTIDTSMLDIQMARGDVSLALSTPETAPETLRMRKIYREEYVAIARCDHPAINAPLDLDSFCALDHVVVSPEGGGFKGPADDALAALGRKRNVALSAPGFLVVPEIVARSNMIALVPRRVAHGRTGQIQIFDPPVPVTGFDMALIWHDRTTTHPLYRWLRDQITALIADASAD, translated from the coding sequence ATGACAGATATCAGCAAGCTTGACCTGAACCTGCTGGTGACACTCGACACGCTGCTGGCCGAACGCAATGTCACGCATGCAGCAAGGCGGCTGAACCTGAGCCAGCCGGCGATTTCAACACGGCTGACGCGCCTGCGTGATTTGCTGGGGGATCCATTATTACTGCCCGCACAGCGGGGCATGATCCCCACCGAACGCGCACTTGAACTGCAAGAACCGCTGCATCAGGCACTGGAAGCTGTCCGCCGGGTCGTTGCGGAAAACAGTCCGTTTGATCCATCAACAATCACCGCCACCATTGCCATTGCCGCCAGTGACTATGTGCAATACGCGATCCTGATGCCGCTTCTTGACGTTTTGCGGCGTGATGCGCCGGGGATCAAGGTCGCCTGGCGCACGATTGATACGTCCATGCTTGATATCCAGATGGCGCGCGGTGATGTCAGCCTTGCGCTTTCAACGCCTGAAACCGCGCCAGAAACGCTTCGGATGCGTAAAATCTATCGCGAGGAATATGTCGCAATCGCCAGATGCGATCATCCAGCAATCAACGCGCCACTTGATCTTGATAGCTTTTGTGCACTTGACCATGTGGTTGTGTCCCCCGAAGGCGGCGGCTTTAAGGGGCCTGCGGATGATGCCCTTGCAGCACTTGGACGCAAACGCAATGTCGCCCTGTCTGCACCGGGGTTTCTTGTTGTCCCCGAAATCGTCGCACGCAGCAATATGATCGCCCTTGTGCCCAGGCGGGTTGCCCACGGTCGCACCGGTCAGATCCAGATATTTGATCCCCCGGTGCCCGTTACCGGTTTTGACATGGCGCTGATCTGGCATGACCGCACCACCACCCATCCCCTGTATCGCTGGCTCCGCGATCAGATCACAGCATTGATCGCAGATGCCTCCGCCGACTAG
- a CDS encoding winged helix-turn-helix transcriptional regulator encodes MNSCPPNRSPGCPVEGALDMIGGKWKGVVMFHLLDGTKRFNELRRLMPGVTQRMLTRQLRELETDGLVHREVYAEVPPRVEYSLTQKGETLRGIILALKDWGETHVPYYAMSKRPMPESEPA; translated from the coding sequence ATGAATAGCTGCCCACCCAACAGAAGCCCCGGCTGCCCGGTTGAAGGTGCGCTTGATATGATTGGCGGCAAGTGGAAGGGCGTTGTGATGTTCCATCTGCTTGATGGCACGAAACGCTTTAACGAGCTGCGCCGTCTGATGCCCGGCGTCACCCAGCGCATGCTGACCCGTCAGCTCCGCGAACTTGAAACCGACGGGCTTGTACATCGTGAAGTCTATGCCGAAGTCCCGCCGCGCGTTGAATACAGCCTGACCCAAAAGGGTGAAACGCTGCGCGGCATTATTCTGGCCTTAAAGGACTGGGGCGAAACCCATGTTCCGTATTATGCGATGTCAAAACGCCCGATGCCTGAAAGTGAACCCGCCTGA
- a CDS encoding acetyl-CoA carboxylase carboxyltransferase subunit alpha has product MHNFLDFEKPIAELEGKIEELRHLTGSDEVNIADEVSRLQEKLTKLLQGTYGKLTPWQKTQVARHPDRPHFTDYIANLFDDFTPLSGDRQFGEDAAIIGGFGRLQGRTVMVIGHEKGRDTETRVKHNFGSARPEGYRKAIRLMRMAERFNIPVVTLVDTAGAFPGADAEARGQSEAIARSIEACLDIKVPLVSVIIGEGGSGGAIALAVANNVLMLENSIYSVISPEGCASILWRSGDEAKTAAEALRLTAQDLLQLGVIDEIVPEPLGGAQRDAKEACKRVGKAIIKALESMDDVEGGVLKARRRDKFLEMGRKGLN; this is encoded by the coding sequence ATGCATAACTTCCTCGATTTTGAAAAGCCGATCGCCGAACTTGAAGGCAAGATCGAAGAGCTCCGTCATTTGACGGGCAGTGACGAAGTCAACATCGCAGACGAGGTTTCCCGCCTGCAGGAAAAGCTGACCAAGCTTTTGCAAGGCACCTATGGCAAGCTGACCCCCTGGCAGAAAACCCAGGTGGCGCGCCATCCTGATCGTCCGCATTTCACCGACTATATCGCCAACCTGTTTGACGATTTCACCCCGCTTTCCGGTGACCGTCAGTTTGGCGAAGACGCCGCAATCATCGGTGGTTTCGGTCGTTTGCAGGGCCGCACGGTGATGGTGATCGGCCATGAAAAAGGCCGCGATACCGAAACCCGTGTGAAACACAATTTCGGTTCCGCCCGCCCCGAAGGCTACCGCAAGGCGATCCGCCTGATGCGCATGGCTGAGCGTTTCAACATCCCGGTTGTCACCCTTGTTGATACTGCTGGTGCCTTCCCGGGTGCCGACGCAGAGGCACGTGGCCAGTCCGAAGCCATCGCACGTTCGATCGAAGCCTGCCTTGATATCAAGGTGCCGCTGGTGTCCGTCATCATCGGCGAAGGTGGATCGGGTGGTGCGATTGCGCTTGCGGTTGCCAACAACGTTCTGATGCTTGAAAACTCGATTTATTCGGTGATCTCGCCAGAAGGTTGCGCATCCATTCTGTGGCGTTCTGGCGACGAAGCCAAAACCGCCGCCGAGGCGCTCCGTCTTACCGCACAGGATCTGTTGCAGCTTGGCGTGATCGACGAAATCGTGCCAGAACCGCTTGGTGGCGCACAGCGCGATGCCAAGGAAGCCTGCAAACGGGTTGGCAAAGCGATCATCAAGGCACTTGAAAGCATGGACGATGTCGAAGGTGGCGTGCTGAAGGCGCGCCGTCGTGACAAGTTCCTTGAAATGGGCCGCAAGGGCCTGAACTGA
- a CDS encoding GNAT family N-acetyltransferase produces MTSSIEITHINAPDEVSFERLVEILLAAFAFQDDIVDPPSSAKSVSVSELQWRFARDTLFVARDGNGNIIGQIWIEDVGKDAYLYKLSVDPEVKGSGIGKVLVEAACAFARDRGKQYMRLSVRIELEDNIGFFKSRGFAIAGEGVHDGYDRTTFWKMARDLRQI; encoded by the coding sequence ATGACGTCCAGTATCGAGATCACACACATCAACGCCCCGGACGAAGTTTCGTTCGAGCGGCTTGTTGAAATTCTTTTGGCAGCCTTTGCCTTTCAGGACGATATTGTCGATCCACCGAGTTCGGCCAAATCGGTTTCGGTTTCCGAACTGCAATGGCGTTTTGCGCGTGACACGCTGTTTGTCGCCCGGGATGGCAATGGCAACATCATCGGCCAAATCTGGATCGAGGATGTCGGCAAGGACGCCTATCTTTACAAGCTTTCGGTTGACCCGGAGGTCAAGGGATCTGGCATCGGCAAGGTATTGGTCGAGGCGGCCTGCGCGTTTGCGCGTGATCGCGGCAAGCAGTATATGCGGCTTAGTGTTCGTATCGAACTTGAAGACAATATCGGGTTCTTCAAATCACGCGGGTTTGCGATTGCCGGCGAAGGTGTTCATGACGGATATGACAGAACGACATTCTGGAAAATGGCACGTGACTTGCGGCAAATCTGA
- a CDS encoding ABC transporter transmembrane domain-containing protein: MPKSVFAYIWRHSRLQQIMLTLVTLASFPFLYYSLDLPKQIVNEAIGGAGAPYDILGVDLTQIEYLFALSGIFLALVFVNGGFKYFINVYQGVMAERMLRRMRYELFDRVLRFPLPHFRKTSQGEIVSMITAEAEPLGGFFGEAYALPLYQGGILITISAFIFIQDPLMGLAAIAFYPLQGYLIPKLQRRVNLLGKQRVQNVRRMSEHIGETVGGATDIRANETQGFELTHFTQRLGRIFEIRKEIYFRKFFIKFLNNFIAQITPFFFYSIGGYLVITGDLSFGALVAALAAYKDMSAPWKELLAYYQRLADANIKYEQLHEQFELPDLAPEHELIAPVSPKLAGPLDVSALSWTDEDGTRVVENVSFNMGLPGKALLTGASDSGKSQLARLIAHIMTPTGGRIQFADFDATTLPAAVVGQRLAYVGADAYLFNGSISDNLFYGLKHRPVLLEQDNDNSAPDSDADAKTYPDPKFVDVVELADPADLPWKLTREMYDEIQMSGNIPYDPSAEWIDYVGPGFESREDMQKELMRLLEVVGLDRDIYRIGLLRRISPEERPNLVQSVLDVRPRLKEILAERQLSDLVEPYDFDKYNDNAPVGVNILFGTPSRTEFKRMDFLSHPYIQKSLRESGLYEKMIKMGRETLDLMIELFTGLPPGHEFFDRYSFVSADEMPEVKNILKRTDGVRVDDMRKEDQLRLLDVAMQLTPARHRLRVIDDDFRELVLQARPKFRENMPDDLAGYIDFFEADGYASAAPILDNLLFGRFAYGRANSEERVGEVLFEIAHEGGLYEGLVSLGLESQVGVGGSRMSQTLRQKIALVRALIKNPDLLVVDEGLSALDRETRESIINYLTGESDHTSLVWVDDDDHAGEKFDTLLYMSNGKLVKRKSVADDSETTTEETEDEAAAALAAGDIDQEVRLLRTIPLFAGLDPSVVKLLAFTSPRLTFKHGEVLVKQGDPGDAAFIVISGRGEIWLTTDEHQTLKLRDVHAKEVIGEIALLVDAPRSATIRAVEDMTVLKLDKTEFLGLVRQDQAVSNQLIRVLAQRLDQTTKQLTNRNNDKN, from the coding sequence ATGCCCAAATCGGTTTTTGCCTATATATGGCGTCATAGCCGCCTCCAGCAGATCATGCTGACATTGGTCACGCTGGCCTCTTTCCCGTTTCTTTATTACTCGCTTGATCTGCCCAAGCAGATCGTCAACGAGGCCATCGGTGGTGCCGGTGCGCCCTATGACATCCTTGGCGTCGATCTGACCCAGATCGAGTATCTGTTCGCCCTCTCGGGCATTTTCCTCGCCCTCGTCTTCGTGAATGGCGGCTTCAAATACTTCATCAACGTCTATCAGGGCGTGATGGCAGAACGCATGCTGCGTCGCATGCGCTACGAGCTTTTTGATCGTGTTCTGCGTTTTCCACTGCCGCATTTCCGCAAGACCAGCCAGGGCGAAATCGTTTCCATGATCACCGCCGAAGCCGAACCTTTGGGCGGCTTCTTTGGCGAGGCCTATGCCCTGCCGCTTTATCAGGGCGGCATTCTGATCACGATTTCGGCCTTTATCTTTATTCAGGATCCTTTGATGGGCCTGGCAGCGATCGCGTTTTATCCGTTGCAGGGCTATCTGATCCCGAAACTGCAACGCCGCGTGAACCTGCTTGGCAAACAGCGCGTTCAGAACGTGCGCCGCATGTCCGAACATATCGGCGAGACGGTTGGTGGTGCGACCGATATCCGTGCCAACGAAACGCAAGGGTTCGAACTGACCCACTTCACCCAGCGTCTGGGCCGGATTTTCGAAATCCGCAAGGAAATCTATTTCCGCAAATTCTTCATCAAGTTCCTGAACAACTTTATCGCCCAGATCACTCCGTTCTTCTTCTACTCTATCGGTGGCTATCTGGTGATTACCGGTGACCTCAGCTTCGGTGCGCTGGTCGCGGCCCTTGCCGCCTACAAGGACATGTCGGCACCGTGGAAAGAGCTTCTCGCCTATTATCAGCGCCTTGCCGATGCCAACATCAAATACGAACAGCTGCACGAACAGTTCGAGCTGCCTGACCTTGCACCGGAACACGAACTGATTGCACCGGTATCGCCAAAACTGGCCGGCCCGCTGGATGTCAGTGCCCTGTCATGGACGGACGAGGACGGCACCCGTGTTGTCGAAAATGTTTCGTTTAATATGGGATTGCCGGGCAAGGCCCTTTTGACCGGTGCATCAGACAGTGGCAAATCGCAACTTGCCCGTCTGATTGCCCATATCATGACCCCGACGGGCGGGCGCATTCAGTTTGCCGATTTTGATGCCACCACCCTTCCGGCTGCGGTGGTCGGGCAACGTCTGGCCTATGTCGGGGCGGATGCGTATCTGTTTAATGGCAGTATTTCCGATAACCTGTTCTATGGCCTGAAACACCGCCCCGTCCTTCTGGAACAGGATAACGATAATTCCGCACCTGACAGTGATGCGGACGCCAAAACCTATCCCGATCCCAAATTTGTCGATGTCGTCGAACTTGCCGATCCAGCCGACCTGCCCTGGAAGCTGACGCGCGAAATGTATGACGAGATCCAGATGTCGGGCAACATCCCATATGATCCGTCTGCCGAGTGGATCGATTATGTCGGACCGGGATTTGAATCGCGCGAAGACATGCAAAAGGAACTGATGCGCCTGCTTGAGGTGGTTGGCCTTGATCGTGATATTTATCGCATTGGCCTGCTGCGCCGCATCAGCCCCGAAGAACGCCCGAACCTTGTTCAATCGGTACTCGATGTCCGTCCGCGTCTTAAGGAAATTCTGGCCGAACGTCAGCTTTCCGACCTTGTCGAACCTTATGATTTCGACAAATACAATGACAACGCGCCGGTCGGCGTGAACATCCTGTTCGGGACACCGTCGCGCACCGAATTCAAGCGGATGGACTTCCTGTCGCATCCCTACATCCAGAAAAGCCTGCGCGAGAGCGGCCTGTATGAAAAGATGATCAAGATGGGGCGTGAAACGCTTGATCTGATGATCGAACTCTTTACCGGCCTGCCGCCGGGGCATGAATTCTTTGACCGTTACAGCTTTGTCTCGGCCGATGAAATGCCCGAGGTGAAGAACATCCTGAAACGTACCGACGGTGTGCGTGTCGATGACATGCGCAAAGAGGACCAGTTGCGTCTTCTCGACGTTGCCATGCAACTGACCCCGGCCCGCCACCGCCTGCGCGTGATTGATGATGATTTCCGCGAACTTGTTCTTCAGGCCCGGCCCAAGTTCCGCGAAAACATGCCCGATGATCTGGCAGGCTATATCGACTTCTTCGAGGCTGATGGCTACGCATCGGCCGCCCCGATCCTTGATAACTTGCTGTTTGGTCGCTTTGCCTATGGCCGTGCAAATTCCGAGGAACGCGTCGGTGAGGTCCTGTTTGAAATCGCCCATGAAGGCGGCCTTTACGAAGGATTAGTGTCCCTAGGCCTTGAAAGTCAGGTCGGGGTTGGCGGCAGCCGCATGTCGCAGACATTGCGTCAGAAAATCGCCCTTGTCCGTGCGCTGATCAAGAACCCGGATCTTCTGGTCGTCGACGAAGGCCTTTCGGCGCTGGATCGCGAAACCCGCGAAAGCATCATCAACTACCTGACGGGCGAAAGTGATCATACCAGTCTGGTTTGGGTCGATGATGATGACCATGCCGGTGAAAAGTTCGATACCTTGCTCTATATGTCGAACGGAAAACTGGTCAAACGCAAAAGCGTTGCCGATGACAGTGAAACAACAACCGAAGAAACCGAAGACGAAGCCGCAGCCGCACTGGCCGCAGGCGACATCGATCAGGAAGTCCGGTTGCTGCGCACGATCCCGCTGTTCGCCGGGCTGGATCCCAGTGTCGTCAAGCTGCTGGCCTTTACCAGCCCGCGCCTGACCTTCAAACATGGCGAGGTTCTCGTCAAACAGGGCGATCCGGGTGATGCCGCCTTTATCGTCATTTCCGGGCGCGGTGAAATCTGGCTGACCACCGATGAACACCAGACACTCAAACTGCGTGACGTTCATGCCAAGGAAGTCATTGGCGAAATCGCCCTGCTTGTCGATGCACCGCGTTCGGCAACCATCCGTGCGGTCGAAGACATGACGGTTCTGAAACTCGACAAGACCGAATTCCTTGGTCTTGTCCGACAGGACCAGGCTGTTTCCAATCAGTTGATCCGTGTTCTGGCCCAGCGGCTTGATCAAACCACCAAACAGCTGACCAACCGCAACAACGACAAGAACTGA
- a CDS encoding zinc-binding alcohol dehydrogenase family protein, which yields MKAIGIYKSAPVETDGLFTQIETDAPVAEGHDILVRVKGVAVNPVDFKVRKGKQDDGAFKVLGWDAAGVVEAVGEDVTLFRPGDEVWYAGDVTRSGSNAQLQLVDERIVAPKPKSLDFAAAAALPLTTITAWEAMFDRLLIDRKAVDANANKTILIIGGAGGVGSIAIQLAKLAGLKVITTASRPETIAWVKKLGADQVINHRNPLDEELAAIDVANVDYIFCTSETDQYFDVMATVIAPQGRIVTITEAQENHNVDLLKAKSASFSYEFMFTRSMFQTADMIEQHKLLATVAQLVDEGTITNTANESFGALSPESLQKAHALLESGKAIGKIIFDGIAD from the coding sequence ATGAAAGCCATTGGTATTTATAAATCTGCCCCGGTCGAAACCGACGGCCTGTTCACCCAGATCGAAACCGATGCCCCGGTTGCCGAGGGTCACGATATCCTTGTGCGGGTAAAGGGCGTTGCGGTGAACCCGGTCGATTTCAAAGTCCGCAAGGGCAAGCAGGATGACGGTGCCTTCAAGGTGCTTGGTTGGGATGCGGCCGGTGTGGTCGAGGCTGTTGGCGAAGACGTCACCCTTTTCCGTCCGGGCGATGAAGTCTGGTATGCCGGGGATGTGACCCGGTCGGGGTCCAATGCCCAGCTGCAACTTGTTGATGAACGCATTGTTGCGCCCAAGCCGAAGTCACTTGATTTCGCCGCCGCAGCAGCCCTGCCATTGACGACGATTACCGCTTGGGAAGCGATGTTTGATCGCCTTCTGATTGATCGCAAGGCGGTTGACGCCAATGCAAACAAAACGATCCTGATCATTGGCGGTGCCGGTGGTGTTGGATCGATTGCCATTCAGTTGGCCAAGCTTGCCGGTCTTAAAGTCATCACGACCGCATCACGCCCGGAAACCATTGCGTGGGTCAAAAAGCTTGGCGCGGATCAGGTGATCAACCATCGCAATCCGCTGGATGAAGAACTGGCGGCGATTGATGTTGCCAATGTTGATTACATTTTCTGCACGTCGGAAACCGATCAGTATTTTGATGTGATGGCGACTGTCATCGCGCCGCAAGGCCGGATCGTCACGATCACCGAGGCCCAGGAAAATCACAATGTTGATCTTCTGAAAGCCAAGTCGGCGAGCTTCTCCTACGAGTTCATGTTTACCCGTTCGATGTTCCAGACGGCTGACATGATTGAACAGCACAAGCTTCTTGCGACGGTGGCCCAGTTGGTTGATGAGGGCACCATCACCAATACCGCGAATGAAAGCTTTGGCGCGCTGTCACCGGAAAGCCTGCAAAAAGCGCATGCATTGCTGGAAAGTGGCAAGGCCATTGGCAAGATCATCTTCGATGGCATTGCCGACTGA